A window from Flavobacterium gyeonganense encodes these proteins:
- a CDS encoding YhcH/YjgK/YiaL family protein, translating into MIIDLLENAAKYEILHPSFKKAFDYLRENDLENLSADFKHEIEGVKFFGFQGKGKTVKESLNTFECHDKNIDIQFCISETETFAWKPRANCKTPNGGYNDEKDVRFFSDAPDMFFKLNKNQFVILFPEDVHAPMITDGLLNKIVIKVEI; encoded by the coding sequence ATGATTATAGATTTGTTAGAAAATGCAGCAAAATACGAAATTTTGCATCCTTCCTTCAAAAAAGCTTTTGATTATCTGCGCGAAAATGATTTAGAAAATCTTTCCGCCGATTTTAAACATGAAATTGAAGGAGTTAAATTTTTTGGATTTCAGGGAAAAGGAAAAACAGTTAAAGAAAGCTTAAATACTTTTGAATGTCATGATAAAAATATTGATATTCAGTTTTGTATAAGTGAAACTGAAACTTTTGCATGGAAACCAAGAGCCAATTGTAAAACTCCAAACGGAGGTTATAATGATGAGAAAGATGTTCGTTTTTTTAGTGATGCTCCTGATATGTTTTTCAAGTTAAATAAAAATCAATTTGTAATTCTTTTCCCGGAAGATGTTCATGCACCAATGATAACTGACGGATTGCTGAATAAAATTGTAATAAAAGTTGAAATTTAA